In Spinacia oleracea cultivar Varoflay chromosome 5, BTI_SOV_V1, whole genome shotgun sequence, a single window of DNA contains:
- the LOC110806023 gene encoding exocyst complex component EXO70A1: MGMSLPLSKETLGDRVKFMKESLSKSQTITDNMVSILGSFDHRLSSLETAMRPTQIRTHSIRRAHENIDKTLKSTELVLGQFDLARKAEAKILRGPHEDLESYLEAIDQLKTVLIFFSSNKSFKSNDGAVTRVNNLLSKAISKLEDEFKQILMSNSKPIEADCLFDCLPNSLRPNSTSGNQGDAASAGQSNKSAENAGYKTLDIVPPRVLPLLHELANQMIQAGYQQQILSIYRETRSSVMEITFRKLGVERLTKEDVQKMQWEALEAKIGNWIHYMRIAVKLLFSGEKKVCDEIFKAIESIRVLCFAEVTSGCVSALLSFGDAIARSKRSPEKLFVLLDMYEIMRELQPEIETIFEGKPCTEMRESATSLTKRLAQTAQETFGDFEEAVEKDATKTAVMDGTVHPLTSYVINYVKFLFDYRSTLKQLFQEVSGEDTGAQLAAITTRIMQALQTNLDGKSKQYKDTALTQLFLMNNIHYIVRSVRRSEAKDLLGDDWVQRHRRVVQQHANQYKRISWSKILQFLSVQPAGSAGGGGATPDATPALSRAMVKERFKNFNIQFEELHQRQSQWTVPDSELRESLRLAVAEVLLPAYRNFFKRYGPMIEGGKNPQKYIRFSTEDLERMLNEFFEGKSWGEQKR; the protein is encoded by the exons ATGGGGATGTCATTGCCATTGTCGAAGGAAACATTAGGAGACAGAGTGAAATTCATGAAAGAATCTCTCTCCAAAAGCCAAACAATTACAGATAACATGGTTTCTATTCTTGGTTCCTTCGATCATCGCCTTTCGTCCCTCGAAACGGCTATGCGCCCCACTCAG atTCGAACGCATTCGATTCGAAGGGCGCATGAGAATATTGACAAGACATTGAAGTCTACTGAGCTTGTTTTGGGTCAATTTGATCTTGCTCGAAAG GCTGAGGCTAAAATATTGAGAGGGCCTCATGAAGATTTGGAAAGTTACCTTGAAGCAATTGATCAGTTGAAAACGGTCCTTATTTTTTTCAGCAGCAACAAAAGTTTTAAGAGTAATGATGGTGCTGTGACGCGTGTCAACAACCTACTTTCTAAGGCCATTTCTAAACTAGAAGATGAGTTTAAGCAAATTTTAATGTCTAACAG TAAGCCCATTGAAGCTGATTGTCTTTTTGACTGCCTTCCAAACTCATTACGGCCCAACTCAACATCAGGGAATCAGGGAGATGCTGCATCTGCTGGGCAGAGTAATAAAAGCGCAGAAAATGCAGGTTATAAAACTCTAGATATTGTTCCACCGCGTGTTCTGCCATTGCTCCATGAGTTGGCTAATCAAATGATTCAAGCAGGCTACCAACAGCAAATTCTCTCTATTTATCG GGAAACACGTTCATCTGTAATGGAAATAACATTTAGAAAACTTGGGGTGGAGAGACTTACCAAAGAAGATGTACAGAAGATGCAGTGGGAAGCTTTGGAGGCAAAGATTGGGAACTGGATACATTACATGAGAATAGCT GTCAAACTGCTGTTTTCCGGGGAGAAAAAAGTTTGTGATGAGATATTCAAAGCTATTGAATCTATCAGAGTATTATGTTTTGCTGAAGTAACTTCAGGTTGTGTGTCTGCGCTCCTTAGTTTTGGGGATGCAATTGCTAGAAGTAAGAGATCACCAGAAAAGTTATTTGTTCTCTTGGACATGTATGAGATAATGAGAGAACTTCAGCCTGAG ATAGAAACTATATTTGAGGGTAAGCCATGCACTGAAATGAGGGAATCCGCAACAAGCTTGACAAAGCGACTGGCACAAACAGCGCAAGAGACATTTGGTGATTTTGAAGAAGCAGTAGAGAAGGATGCCACAAAAACAGCTGTTATGGATGGAACAGTACATCCTCTGACAAGCTATGTGATCAACTATGTCAAGTTTTTGTTCGA TTATCGGTCGACTCTGAAGCAACTTTTCCAGGAAGTGAGTGGAGAAGATACAGGAGCACAGTTGGCTGCAATCACAACTCGCATAATGCAAGCACTCCAGACAAATCTGGATGGGAAATCCAAGCAGTATAAAGATACCGCTTTGACTCAGCTGTTTCTTATGAACAACATTCATTACATTGTTCGATCTGTTCGGAG GTCGGAAGCAaaagaccttctgggagatgaTTGGGTTCAACGACATAGGAGGGTTGTCCAACAGCACGCGAATCAGTATAAGAGGATTTCCTGGTCTAAG ATCCTTCAGTTTCTCTCAGTCCAACCTGCTGGATCcgctggtggtggtggtgctacACCTGATGCAACTCCAGCACTTTCAAGGGCAATGGTAAAAGAGAGATTcaaaaacttcaatattcaattcgAGGAACTTCATCAAAGACAATCTCAGTGGACGGTTCCTGATAGCGAGCTGCGAGAGTCTCTGAGATTGGCTGTAGCTGAGGTCTTATTGCCTGCTTATCGAAATTTCTTCAAACGCTATGG GCCTATGATAGAGGGTGGAAAGAACCCTCAAAAGTACATCAGATTTAGCACAGAGGATCTTGAACGCATGTTAAATGAGTTTTTCGAGGGCAAGAGCTGGGGTGAACAGAAGCGATAG